Proteins co-encoded in one Chitinophagales bacterium genomic window:
- a CDS encoding response regulator, producing the protein MSSNEALYQRRFQREKMARQEAERILEEKSLELYQVNKQLKELNDNLEEGILKRTQDLQTSELRLSTLISNLHSGILLEDEDRRVVVTNGFFCKTFHIDAPPEALIGMDCRGSAEMSKHLFVDPEGFINRVNELLESRKICVEERLFMKDGLVLERDYIPIFEKDRYLGHLWQYRDVTLRNIELLEIEQAKRMAEQMQKAEKQFLASMSHEIRTPLNAVIGMANLLYDTRPTKEQIEFLDIIQTSANILQALISDILDLSKIEAGKIEYNENPIDLVGLIRALQKTFQIKLNSKNIEVESFVDTAIENYILSDQMLINQILLNLLGNAEKFTESGSIGLQVKLMEKDGEDMLLKFKVYDTGIGIEKNRLGAIFEKFKQANNEVRVKYGGTGLGLPITKKLIEFLGGKITVESEVGRGTTFTFTLPVKDAGFKDEKKSKKVIDNFELDKLYILVVEDNKMNRKYLDGLFKRWNVRHEMAVNGKHAMEWVDKQQFDLILMDIQMPVMDGYQATIAIRNSHNLNKNTPIIALTASALLDQREKALSLGMNGHITKPFTPTQLLEGIKTYAQTSNNKEGIEANVFTIEEDVALVEKNKAVEIEAYNPDSEFVFVGELDKDYLHEFYEGDLDYMIDMFESFFESTVSEVPHLKKYTEAKNWEDLSKLAHKIAPTFSIVGLTSFEPKFREVEKMVARGSTGQELLELMDEIEAALPEKITLIASELNRMKEYQS; encoded by the coding sequence ATGAGTAGTAATGAAGCATTGTATCAAAGACGGTTTCAACGTGAGAAAATGGCTCGTCAAGAAGCCGAGAGGATACTGGAAGAAAAATCACTGGAGTTGTATCAGGTGAATAAGCAACTTAAAGAACTGAATGATAACTTAGAGGAGGGTATCTTAAAACGTACGCAAGACTTACAGACAAGTGAGTTACGTCTATCTACTTTGATTAGCAATCTTCATTCGGGTATATTATTGGAGGATGAAGATCGAAGGGTAGTGGTAACAAATGGTTTTTTCTGCAAAACCTTTCACATTGATGCACCTCCCGAAGCTTTGATTGGAATGGATTGTCGTGGCTCGGCAGAGATGTCTAAACATCTTTTTGTGGATCCAGAAGGATTTATTAATAGAGTGAATGAATTACTTGAATCCAGAAAGATATGTGTAGAAGAGAGGTTGTTTATGAAAGATGGACTGGTTTTGGAACGAGATTACATACCCATTTTTGAAAAAGATAGATACTTAGGCCATTTGTGGCAGTACCGAGATGTAACCCTAAGAAACATCGAACTACTGGAAATTGAACAGGCAAAAAGGATGGCTGAACAGATGCAAAAAGCAGAAAAACAGTTTTTGGCAAGTATGAGTCACGAAATTCGCACACCCTTGAATGCGGTGATTGGAATGGCCAACTTGTTGTACGATACCCGTCCTACGAAAGAACAAATAGAATTCCTTGATATAATTCAAACATCTGCCAATATTTTGCAAGCACTAATTTCTGATATTTTGGACTTGTCAAAAATTGAAGCTGGAAAGATTGAATACAATGAGAACCCAATTGATTTGGTAGGTTTGATTCGTGCGCTTCAAAAAACGTTTCAAATCAAACTGAATAGTAAAAACATTGAAGTAGAATCTTTTGTAGATACTGCTATTGAAAATTACATCTTGAGTGATCAAATGCTCATCAATCAAATACTGTTGAATTTATTGGGCAATGCCGAAAAGTTTACGGAGTCTGGAAGTATTGGCTTGCAGGTAAAATTGATGGAGAAGGATGGTGAAGACATGTTGCTAAAATTCAAGGTGTATGATACAGGTATTGGTATTGAAAAGAATAGACTCGGTGCTATATTTGAGAAATTTAAACAAGCGAACAATGAAGTTCGTGTGAAGTATGGTGGTACAGGTTTGGGATTGCCGATTACAAAGAAGCTAATTGAATTTTTGGGCGGAAAAATTACTGTAGAAAGTGAAGTCGGCAGAGGTACAACTTTTACATTCACGCTTCCTGTGAAAGATGCAGGTTTCAAAGATGAAAAAAAGTCAAAGAAGGTTATTGATAATTTTGAGTTGGATAAATTGTATATCCTCGTGGTGGAGGACAACAAGATGAATCGAAAGTATTTAGATGGTCTTTTCAAAAGGTGGAATGTACGTCACGAAATGGCAGTAAATGGGAAACACGCTATGGAGTGGGTCGACAAGCAACAGTTTGACCTCATTTTGATGGACATTCAGATGCCTGTCATGGATGGTTATCAGGCTACGATTGCGATTAGAAACAGTCACAACCTTAACAAAAATACGCCAATTATTGCACTAACAGCCTCGGCATTATTGGATCAGCGAGAAAAAGCCTTGTCTTTGGGAATGAATGGTCATATCACCAAACCTTTTACACCGACTCAATTATTGGAAGGTATCAAGACCTATGCACAGACATCGAACAATAAAGAAGGAATTGAAGCGAATGTATTTACCATTGAAGAAGATGTTGCTCTTGTTGAAAAAAATAAAGCAGTTGAAATAGAAGCATACAACCCTGATAGTGAATTTGTCTTTGTAGGGGAACTGGATAAAGATTATCTACATGAGTTTTACGAAGGCGATTTAGACTACATGATAGATATGTTTGAAAGCTTTTTTGAAAGCACTGTTTCAGAAGTACCTCATTTAAAGAAATATACGGAAGCCAAAAATTGGGAGGATTTGTCCAAATTGGCGCACAAAATTGCCCCTACTTTCTCGATAGTAGGCTTGACTTCCTTTGAACCCAAATTTAGAGAAGTAGAAAAGATGGTTGCAAGAGGTTCTACTGGTCAAGAACTGCTCGAATTGATGGATGAAATTGAAGCCGCTTTGCCTGAAAAAATAACTTTAATAGCATCCGAACTCAACCGGATGAAAGAATATCAATCCTAA
- a CDS encoding LytTR family DNA-binding domain-containing protein, giving the protein MQCIIVDDELMARKSLEKLCSRIPEVEVVQICENAEEALEVLEKKEIDLVFLDVEMPGLTGIELLDHVSVMPQVIFTTSKTEYAFEAFQYEATDYVQKPVRFPRLQQAVQKAIAIYEKTNDNSIDESKGLNEEEIYIKDNNRYVRIKYDDMLYVEISGDYATIFTTKNRHIVHSTLKNMESKLPQNRFLKVHRSYIVNLNKIIDIEDNTLVVADKVIPISRSNKPILMDRLNLL; this is encoded by the coding sequence ATGCAATGTATCATAGTAGATGATGAATTGATGGCTCGTAAGTCACTTGAAAAATTATGCAGTAGAATTCCTGAAGTAGAAGTAGTCCAAATTTGCGAAAATGCAGAGGAGGCATTGGAAGTGTTGGAAAAAAAGGAGATTGACCTTGTCTTTTTGGATGTAGAAATGCCAGGCTTGACGGGTATTGAACTTTTAGACCACGTTTCGGTGATGCCTCAAGTCATTTTTACCACTTCAAAAACGGAATATGCTTTTGAAGCTTTTCAGTACGAAGCAACTGATTATGTACAAAAACCTGTGCGTTTTCCTCGGCTGCAACAAGCGGTGCAGAAAGCCATCGCTATCTATGAGAAAACCAACGATAATTCAATTGATGAAAGCAAAGGACTCAACGAAGAGGAAATCTACATCAAAGACAACAATCGGTATGTGCGTATCAAATACGACGATATGCTTTACGTTGAAATATCAGGAGATTATGCTACAATCTTCACTACAAAAAACCGCCACATTGTTCATAGTACCTTGAAGAACATGGAGTCTAAATTGCCTCAAAATCGGTTTCTGAAGGTGCATCGTTCCTATATCGTAAACTTGAATAAGATTATTGATATTGAAGACAATACTCTTGTCGTAGCAGATAAAGTGATTCCGATTAGCCGTTCAAACAAACCTATTTTAATGGATAGATTGAACCTATTGTAG
- a CDS encoding response regulator translates to MKLNVFIVDDEVMYSKMLSYIFNSKEEYNLHVFANGQDCIANLALNPDVILLDYSLPDVSGEIVLQQIKQFNKDIFVIVISGSVDKNTPKNMLKMGAFDFISKDLNTKYRILNIVNLQKEVLVLRQEKEILLKKLKE, encoded by the coding sequence ATGAAATTAAATGTTTTTATTGTTGATGATGAAGTAATGTATAGCAAAATGCTGTCGTATATCTTCAACTCAAAGGAGGAATACAACCTTCATGTGTTTGCAAACGGTCAAGATTGCATTGCAAATTTAGCATTGAATCCAGATGTTATCTTACTGGATTATAGCTTGCCTGATGTAAGTGGGGAAATCGTATTGCAGCAAATCAAACAGTTCAACAAGGACATTTTTGTGATTGTTATTTCGGGTTCGGTAGATAAAAACACTCCAAAAAACATGTTGAAAATGGGAGCATTTGATTTCATTTCCAAAGATTTGAATACCAAATATAGGATTTTGAACATTGTCAATCTTCAAAAGGAGGTGCTAGTGCTTAGACAGGAAAAAGAAATTTTGTTGAAAAAACTAAAAGAGTAA
- a CDS encoding ATP-binding protein: MTLHTHNLITLYELSLAVGGSIETQKNCEEFVKALVTQKGYSFVSIWARNIPSVEFKEERCSEKKFDLLFAYPAAKVRDIKLTNINHICHQLQTKNFFSVSSSSHSEDFNAYIHEKEVKSGTYSFFRLGNFGFLKAYTANRQKPYDSTELSQLQNVMNKFAVSVEGCFAYERERFNKMKLVEKESKLRQVIDTSLDAVVIIDEKEKIIEWSRQAETIFGYTKGEVFGKRVVDFIIAPTYRQYYQRAADQFVKNETNTYFDKFLELTALRKNQVEFPIEMTVSHIKINGKDSFSMFFRDITNRKKDENELIRAKHEAEKARLAERQFLANMSHEIRTPMNAVIGMSHLLYQSNLTEVQKDYVDSLMFSADSLMAIINNILDLSKIEAGELEFESSSFNLFELLKSLQSSFQYKVKEKPISVAFSLDYKIENQIIGDPTRLNQILINLLGNSAKFTPQGSIGIDVRLLEETHDTYLIQFNVHDTGIGIPLEKLPLIFKSFKQVDNQVTRKYGGTGLGLSIVKELVERQGGNIEVKSKEGEGTEFCFRLLFGKDGKKGLRNLKTELKMETSFSLEKVRVLVVEDNDMNQKLITKILKIWNANFDLAVNGLEAVEMAKKSAYQLILMDIHMPEMDGCAATLEIRKNPENPNIKTPIIALTAAALLDEKRRVFDAGMDDFLTKPFSPKMLQGIFEKWLDLSFIQQINGVESIAEDTNKSIKDTFRYLYEFSDGDLDFIQDMLETFLEQTPKQMDELSDACEDLNHEKVYKIAHRIKPSFMMIGLTELEELAQTVEQMAKASTFEREKVSDYILIMKKEVFNYLPELKQKLTLFTK, from the coding sequence ATGACCTTACACACACACAACCTTATCACACTGTACGAATTATCTTTAGCAGTTGGTGGATCTATTGAAACCCAAAAAAACTGTGAAGAGTTTGTAAAAGCACTCGTCACACAAAAGGGATATTCATTTGTATCTATATGGGCTCGGAATATTCCGAGTGTAGAGTTTAAAGAAGAACGATGCAGCGAAAAAAAATTCGATCTTTTATTTGCCTATCCCGCAGCAAAAGTTAGAGATATAAAACTCACCAATATTAATCACATTTGTCACCAACTTCAAACAAAGAATTTTTTTTCCGTATCCTCCTCTTCTCATTCCGAAGACTTCAATGCCTACATACATGAAAAAGAAGTAAAATCAGGAACTTATTCTTTCTTTAGACTAGGCAATTTTGGTTTTTTGAAAGCCTATACTGCTAATAGGCAAAAGCCCTATGATTCCACCGAATTATCACAGCTGCAAAATGTGATGAATAAATTTGCAGTCTCAGTAGAAGGATGTTTTGCGTATGAACGTGAAAGATTCAACAAAATGAAACTGGTCGAAAAAGAGTCTAAGCTCAGACAAGTGATTGATACTTCGTTGGATGCTGTGGTAATTATTGACGAAAAAGAGAAAATAATTGAATGGAGCAGACAGGCCGAAACCATTTTTGGGTACACAAAGGGCGAAGTTTTTGGTAAAAGAGTCGTGGATTTTATCATTGCACCAACTTACCGCCAATACTACCAACGAGCAGCTGATCAGTTCGTTAAAAATGAGACAAATACCTACTTTGACAAATTCCTAGAGTTGACTGCATTGCGAAAAAACCAAGTAGAATTTCCGATTGAAATGACCGTTTCGCATATCAAAATCAATGGGAAAGATTCTTTCAGTATGTTCTTTCGTGATATTACCAACCGAAAAAAAGATGAAAACGAATTGATTAGAGCCAAACATGAAGCCGAAAAAGCACGATTGGCCGAAAGACAGTTTTTGGCCAACATGAGCCACGAAATTCGCACGCCCATGAATGCAGTCATTGGAATGTCGCACCTACTGTATCAAAGCAATCTCACCGAAGTCCAAAAAGACTATGTAGATTCCCTTATGTTTTCGGCTGATAGTCTAATGGCGATTATCAACAATATTTTGGATTTGTCTAAAATTGAAGCAGGAGAACTTGAATTTGAGTCAAGCTCCTTCAATTTGTTCGAACTCCTAAAATCACTTCAATCCAGTTTTCAATATAAAGTAAAAGAAAAACCTATTAGTGTAGCTTTTTCATTGGACTACAAAATCGAAAATCAAATCATCGGAGACCCGACTCGCTTGAATCAAATCCTTATCAACCTACTCGGCAACTCGGCAAAGTTCACCCCACAAGGCTCAATCGGCATAGATGTCAGACTATTGGAGGAAACCCACGATACCTATTTGATACAGTTTAATGTCCATGATACAGGCATTGGAATTCCTCTTGAAAAACTACCGCTTATTTTCAAAAGCTTCAAACAGGTAGATAATCAAGTGACCCGAAAATATGGAGGCACAGGATTGGGGCTTTCCATCGTCAAGGAACTGGTAGAAAGGCAAGGAGGAAACATTGAAGTGAAAAGCAAAGAAGGTGAAGGTACTGAATTTTGCTTCCGTCTGTTATTCGGAAAAGATGGCAAAAAAGGACTTAGAAACCTTAAAACTGAGTTGAAAATGGAAACTTCCTTTTCGCTCGAAAAAGTACGGGTATTGGTGGTAGAAGACAATGATATGAATCAAAAGTTGATTACCAAAATATTGAAAATTTGGAATGCAAATTTTGATTTGGCAGTCAATGGATTAGAAGCAGTCGAAATGGCTAAAAAAAGTGCTTACCAGTTGATACTGATGGATATTCACATGCCCGAAATGGATGGCTGTGCCGCCACTTTGGAAATCCGAAAAAATCCTGAAAATCCCAATATCAAAACCCCCATCATTGCTCTGACGGCAGCTGCTCTGCTCGATGAAAAAAGAAGGGTTTTTGATGCAGGGATGGATGATTTTTTAACCAAACCTTTTTCTCCCAAAATGCTGCAAGGTATCTTCGAAAAGTGGTTGGATTTGAGTTTTATACAGCAAATAAATGGCGTTGAATCAATTGCAGAAGATACGAATAAAAGCATAAAAGATACGTTTCGATACCTTTACGAATTCAGTGATGGTGATTTGGATTTTATACAAGACATGTTAGAAACTTTTCTGGAGCAGACTCCCAAACAAATGGACGAACTCTCAGATGCTTGTGAAGACCTCAACCATGAGAAAGTCTATAAGATTGCCCACCGCATCAAACCGAGCTTTATGATGATAGGTTTGACCGAATTAGAAGAATTGGCACAAACTGTTGAGCAGATGGCGAAAGCTTCTACTTTTGAGCGAGAAAAGGTCAGCGATTACATTTTGATTATGAAAAAAGAAGTTTTCAACTATCTCCCCGAATTGAAGCAAAAACTGACCTTGTTTACAAAATAA
- a CDS encoding alpha-amylase family glycosyl hydrolase gives MNRITIFLAFFLFIQANFALAQVVTWEPVLVTAEDMITITFDAKEGNGELAGSGGPLYAHTGVITSESTSPSDWKYVVSDWGIANNKVLLTAIGDDKYQISYNIRSYYGVPSNEAILKLAFVFRNVDGSKVGRATDGGDIFIDVAQSTGLQATFAEPFERPYIAQLNESFTIAVQASEEATISIYIDNSLVSQNVGTQAVYEETVTEEAKKWVKYVASTNTEEVADSFFYLVQPSNTVASLPNEIEDGITYLNDNSVVLSLYAPSKKFVYVIGDFNDWELDNNYLMKVTPENDRYWLQIDGLEAGKEYAFQYLVDGFIKIGDPYAEKVLDPWNDQFITSDVYPNLKSYPAGKTTDIVSVLQTAQTPYTWTTTDYERPTQSNLVIYELLIRDFLGSHSYKDLTDTLDYLQRLGVNAIELMPIMEFEGNNSWGYNPSYFFAPDKYYGTEEDLKRFIDESHKRGIAVILDMVLNHAFGQCALVRLYPNLDESPYHNKVAKHPFNVGYDFNHESTATQYFVDRVNEYWLTEYKFDGYRFDLSKGFTQTDSGNDAGLFGQRDESRIAILKRMADKLWETDPTAYVILEHFADNSEEKELADYGMMLWGNVNHDYAEAAKGLSSNLTGISYKGRGFNSPHLVGYMESHDEERMMYRLVNNGNSNGSYNTRDFATAIERAKMATTFFLPIPGPKMVWEFGELGYDFSINRCTDGTINNNCRLSDKPIRWDYQDDANRSSLFDHYRLMIALKKNYPTFQTDNFNMEMASTFKVVRLRHAEMDAIIVGNFDVVQKTKLVTFTKFGTWYDFLTGEELEILDTFRDVTLAPGEFHIYTSAPLPSPADILMTSIEDHEVLTAKYQIRHFPNPFQQTATIEYALPKAANVSVRIFNVLGEEIEVLFEGKQNAGLQSLQWNASDFPNGTYFYQVDIEGERVSDRLLLLK, from the coding sequence ATGAATCGAATAACTATTTTCTTAGCTTTTTTCCTTTTTATACAGGCCAATTTTGCGCTTGCCCAAGTCGTCACTTGGGAACCCGTTTTGGTGACTGCCGAAGACATGATAACCATCACCTTTGATGCCAAAGAAGGCAATGGTGAATTGGCTGGTTCGGGTGGGCCTCTTTACGCCCATACAGGTGTGATTACCAGCGAAAGCACTAGTCCAAGTGATTGGAAATATGTCGTTTCAGATTGGGGTATAGCCAATAACAAGGTGCTATTGACTGCAATTGGTGACGACAAATACCAAATTTCTTACAACATTCGCAGCTACTACGGCGTACCTTCCAATGAAGCCATTTTGAAGTTGGCTTTTGTGTTTCGCAATGTCGATGGCTCAAAAGTTGGGCGAGCTACCGATGGAGGTGATATTTTTATTGACGTGGCGCAAAGCACTGGATTGCAAGCTACTTTTGCAGAACCCTTTGAGCGTCCCTATATTGCCCAACTCAATGAATCGTTTACCATTGCCGTACAAGCGAGCGAAGAAGCGACCATTTCTATTTATATAGACAATTCCTTGGTATCGCAAAATGTAGGTACTCAAGCGGTGTATGAAGAAACCGTCACAGAGGAAGCCAAAAAATGGGTGAAATATGTGGCAAGCACCAACACCGAAGAAGTCGCCGACTCTTTCTTCTATTTGGTACAGCCCTCCAATACCGTTGCTTCTTTGCCAAACGAAATTGAAGACGGAATCACTTATTTGAATGACAATTCTGTGGTGCTTTCACTTTATGCGCCGAGCAAAAAGTTCGTGTATGTGATTGGCGACTTCAATGATTGGGAATTGGACAACAATTATCTGATGAAAGTCACGCCCGAAAACGACCGTTATTGGCTGCAAATAGATGGATTGGAAGCAGGTAAAGAATATGCCTTTCAATATTTGGTGGATGGATTCATCAAAATTGGCGACCCTTATGCCGAAAAAGTTCTCGACCCGTGGAACGATCAATTCATTACCTCCGATGTCTATCCCAATTTGAAGTCCTACCCTGCTGGAAAAACCACCGATATTGTGAGTGTCCTGCAAACGGCTCAAACGCCTTATACTTGGACGACAACAGATTATGAACGACCAACACAATCTAATTTGGTGATTTACGAATTGTTGATACGGGATTTCTTGGGCAGTCACAGCTACAAAGATTTGACCGACACACTCGATTATTTACAGCGTTTGGGCGTAAATGCCATTGAATTGATGCCGATTATGGAGTTTGAAGGCAATAATAGTTGGGGCTACAATCCGAGTTATTTCTTTGCACCCGACAAATACTACGGCACAGAAGAAGATTTGAAAAGATTTATTGATGAATCCCACAAAAGAGGTATTGCCGTTATTTTAGATATGGTCTTGAACCATGCCTTTGGACAATGTGCCTTGGTGCGTTTGTACCCGAATTTAGACGAAAGCCCTTACCACAATAAAGTTGCCAAGCATCCCTTCAATGTGGGTTATGACTTCAACCATGAAAGTACTGCTACACAATATTTTGTAGATAGAGTGAATGAATATTGGTTGACCGAATACAAATTTGACGGCTATCGTTTTGACCTTTCCAAAGGATTCACCCAAACCGATTCAGGCAATGATGCAGGTCTTTTTGGTCAAAGAGACGAATCCCGCATTGCGATTTTGAAGCGAATGGCAGACAAACTTTGGGAAACCGACCCAACTGCTTATGTTATTTTGGAGCATTTTGCAGACAATAGTGAAGAAAAAGAATTGGCGGATTATGGCATGATGCTTTGGGGAAATGTGAACCACGATTATGCGGAGGCTGCAAAAGGTCTTTCGAGCAATTTGACAGGTATTTCCTACAAAGGGAGAGGCTTCAATTCTCCTCATTTGGTGGGGTATATGGAGAGTCATGATGAAGAACGCATGATGTACCGATTGGTCAATAATGGGAATAGCAATGGTAGCTACAATACACGAGATTTTGCAACGGCTATTGAGCGAGCAAAAATGGCAACTACTTTCTTTTTGCCCATTCCTGGGCCCAAAATGGTGTGGGAGTTTGGTGAACTTGGGTATGATTTCTCTATCAACAGATGTACGGACGGAACGATTAACAACAATTGCAGACTGTCTGACAAGCCCATTCGTTGGGATTATCAAGACGATGCCAACCGCAGTAGTTTGTTTGATCATTACCGCTTGATGATTGCCTTGAAAAAAAACTACCCTACTTTCCAAACCGATAATTTTAATATGGAAATGGCTTCTACCTTCAAGGTAGTTCGCCTTCGACATGCAGAAATGGATGCCATCATTGTCGGCAATTTTGATGTAGTCCAGAAAACCAAGTTGGTCACATTCACCAAATTTGGCACTTGGTACGATTTCTTGACAGGTGAAGAATTGGAGATTTTGGATACTTTCCGAGATGTGACCTTGGCTCCTGGTGAGTTCCACATTTACACCTCCGCTCCTCTCCCATCACCTGCCGATATTTTGATGACTTCTATTGAAGACCATGAAGTATTGACTGCCAAATACCAAATCCGACACTTTCCCAACCCTTTCCAACAAACGGCAACAATTGAATATGCTTTGCCGAAAGCTGCAAATGTGTCTGTGCGTATCTTCAATGTGTTGGGGGAAGAAATTGAAGTATTGTTTGAAGGAAAACAAAACGCTGGGCTGCAATCTTTGCAGTGGAATGCAAGCGATTTTCCGAATGGAACGTATTTTTATCAAGTTGACATTGAAGGGGAACGGGTAAGTGATAGGCTTTTGTTGTTGAAGTAA
- a CDS encoding DUF2141 domain-containing protein yields MNLRKYIILLIFNSLSVFSQKNSQQLKVEITNIQNSRGVILVAIYDSEETFLDEPLQYKIVAIDSTTKFPTSIETFFEGLKVGQYAVSVYHDENENWELDRNWIGIPKEMFGFSNNARAKFSPPTFEECSVDIIQSEFSKALEIRLRNW; encoded by the coding sequence ATGAACCTTAGAAAATACATTATATTGCTCATATTCAATAGTTTAAGTGTTTTTTCTCAGAAAAACAGCCAACAATTGAAGGTAGAAATCACCAATATTCAAAATTCTAGGGGAGTGATATTGGTAGCTATTTACGATTCAGAAGAAACTTTTTTGGATGAGCCATTGCAGTACAAAATTGTAGCGATTGATAGCACTACAAAATTTCCGACATCGATTGAGACGTTTTTTGAAGGCTTGAAGGTTGGGCAATATGCGGTGAGTGTATATCACGATGAAAACGAAAATTGGGAATTGGATAGAAATTGGATTGGGATTCCAAAAGAAATGTTTGGATTCTCCAACAATGCACGAGCAAAATTCAGTCCGCCGACATTTGAAGAGTGTTCAGTGGACATTATTCAATCAGAATTCTCTAAAGCCTTAGAGATTAGGCTTAGAAACTGGTAA
- a CDS encoding DUF6150 family protein, translating into MNNNDIAKSRLIYQTLFKAQADKIVYITRYKREADVVIYETKIRAEVTQQNGIWLEVKYKIEADWKVYFTLLKSEAELIVYFTKFKHEATTQ; encoded by the coding sequence ATGAACAACAATGACATAGCAAAATCACGTTTGATTTACCAAACACTATTTAAGGCACAAGCCGACAAAATTGTATATATTACGAGGTATAAAAGAGAGGCGGATGTTGTGATTTATGAAACCAAAATAAGGGCGGAAGTGACACAACAGAATGGAATTTGGCTTGAAGTCAAGTACAAAATTGAAGCAGATTGGAAAGTTTATTTTACCTTGCTAAAAAGTGAAGCTGAACTAATTGTTTATTTCACAAAATTTAAGCACGAAGCTACTACGCAATGA